The following proteins come from a genomic window of Penaeus monodon isolate SGIC_2016 chromosome 22, NSTDA_Pmon_1, whole genome shotgun sequence:
- the LOC119587181 gene encoding GSK-3-binding protein-like, with product MPSKEELCFVSEAKATTTQDFLSRDIDDLVLEIKENLRLKARPAHLSGGKPRTRASPYSVPSRTESKCGCCEGRRCIRRGIAARRSSDDPYEALQELLKDGDLIKEAVRRLQLGLSPKQRVYYDSDDELRTPPYPFDHIEV from the coding sequence ATGCCAAGCAAAGAAGAGCTGTGCTTTGTATCAGAAGCTAAGGCTACAACAACACAAGACTTTTTATCAAGAGACATTGACGATTTAGTGttagaaattaaagaaaacctCAGATTAAAAGCCCGACCGGCACACTTAAGTGGCGGCAAGCCAAGGACCCGAGCGTCACCATACAGTGTACCATCCCGGACGGAAAGCAAATGTGGTTGTTGTGAAGGCCGACGTTGTATACGGCGAGGGATCGCTGCAAGAAGAAGTTCAGACGATCCTTATGAAGCGCTACAAGAACTTTTGAAGGATGGCGATCTCATCAAGGAGGCAGTGAGGCGACTTCAACTTGGACTTTCGCCTAAACAACGGGTGTATTATGACTCAGATGATGAACTGAGAACCCCACCATACCCTTTTGATCATATAGAAGTGTAA